DNA from Candidatus Binataceae bacterium:
GCGAGCCGATGATTACGCGGGTGATGCGCTCGCTTGCGCCGCTGGGCGCTTCGCCGCTGGTGGTCGTCGTCGGCCATCAGGGCGACGCGGTCGCGGCGGCCGCGCGCGATTCTATTAGGGGTCTGCGCGTCGAGACTGCGCTCCAGCCCGCGCAGCGCGGCACGGGCGACGCGGCGCGCTGCGGCCTTGAGGCTTTCGCGCCGGATTTCGTCGGCGACGTGCTGATTCTTTACGGCGACATGCCGATGATCCGGCCGCCCACGCTGCAGGCGTTTATCGCCGAGCATCGCCGCTCGGGCGCCGCCGTATCGTTCATCAGCGCGACGATGGACGACGCGGGTGCTTACGGCCGCGTCGTGCGCGACGATACTGGTGCGGTCGCGGCGATAGTGGAGGCGCGCGACGCGTCGCCCGCCGAGCTTGCGATTCGGGAGATCAACACGGGCGTTTATCTCGCGCGGGCTGCCGCGCTGCGCGCCGCGCTGAGCGAGTTGCGCCCAAACAATGCGCAGGGCGAATACTATCTTACCGACCTGGTGGGAATTGCGCGCCGCGGCGGAGCGGCGGTACGCGCGTGGCGCGCGCCCGCCGCATCCGAGTTCGCCGGGATAAATTCGCTGAAGGAGCTGGCAGAGATGGAAGCGGAGATCAGGGCGGCGGTTAACCGCAAACTGATGGATGCAGGAGTGACGATCGTCGATCCGGCGACCGCCTATATCGGCGAGGAGGTCGAAATCGGCCGCGACTCGACGGTCGGCCCCAATGTCCAGATTCTCGGCCGCAGCAAGCTCGGCGAGGGCGTGCGGATCGAAGGCACGGCGTATCTGCGCGATGTCGAGATCGGCGACGGATGCCATCTGAAGCTCGGCGTGCGCGCCGAGGAATGCCGCATCGGGCCGCATTGCGAAATCGGCCCCTTCGCCAATCTGCGCACGGGCACCGAGCTCGAAGGTCACAACCGCATCGGCAACTTCGTCGAGACCAAGAAGGCGCGGCTCGGCGAGGGCACCAAGGCGAGCCATCTGAGCTACCTCGGCGACACCGAAATAGGTCGCGAGACCAACATCGGATGCGGCGTGATCACGGTCAACTACGATGGCTACGACAAGCATCGCACCCGGATCGGCAGCCGCTGCATGATCGGATGCGACACGCAGCTGGTTGCGCCGGTGAGCGTTGGCGACGACGTTTACGTGGCCTCGGGCACGACGATCTTGCGCGAGGTTCCTGACGGAGCGCTCTGCGTGTCGCATCATCCGCAGAAGATAAAGCCTGGATGGACCGCCGACTGGCGCCGCCGGCATAGCGGGCGCGCAGACGCCAAAGGCTCGGACTAGCGCCGCGCCGCCCGGCCCGGCAGACTAATAAGGGCTGAGAAAGGGCTGAACCTCGATGTGCGGAATTATCGGATACGTGGGGCCTTCCGAAGCGGTCCCGATTCTGCTCGGCGCCCTCGA
Protein-coding regions in this window:
- the glmU gene encoding bifunctional UDP-N-acetylglucosamine diphosphorylase/glucosamine-1-phosphate N-acetyltransferase GlmU, encoding MTDAPGAIVLAAGLGTRMRSARAKVLHELGGEPMITRVMRSLAPLGASPLVVVVGHQGDAVAAAARDSIRGLRVETALQPAQRGTGDAARCGLEAFAPDFVGDVLILYGDMPMIRPPTLQAFIAEHRRSGAAVSFISATMDDAGAYGRVVRDDTGAVAAIVEARDASPAELAIREINTGVYLARAAALRAALSELRPNNAQGEYYLTDLVGIARRGGAAVRAWRAPAASEFAGINSLKELAEMEAEIRAAVNRKLMDAGVTIVDPATAYIGEEVEIGRDSTVGPNVQILGRSKLGEGVRIEGTAYLRDVEIGDGCHLKLGVRAEECRIGPHCEIGPFANLRTGTELEGHNRIGNFVETKKARLGEGTKASHLSYLGDTEIGRETNIGCGVITVNYDGYDKHRTRIGSRCMIGCDTQLVAPVSVGDDVYVASGTTILREVPDGALCVSHHPQKIKPGWTADWRRRHSGRADAKGSD